Genomic DNA from Candidatus Hydrogenedentota bacterium:
TGTCCTTGCCGGGTTTCGGCCGACCCAGGTGGGACATGAGAATGAGCTTCCCGCCCTGGTCGCGGACATACTGGATGCTCTTGAGCGCGGCCACAATGCGGGTGTCATCCCGCACGGTGCCGTCCTCATTCTGGGGGACGTTGAAGTCCACCCGCATGAGCACCGTCTTGTCCTTCAATTGAAGGTCGTCAATACTGAGCTTGTTCATGGGATCAACCGGCCATCTTCTTGAAGAGGTCGATGCAACGGTTGGAGTAGCCCATTTCGTTGTCGTACCAGGAGATGACCTTCACCAGGTTGCCCGCGATGACGGAGGTGCACTGGGCGTCGAACACGCTGGAGTGCGGGTTGCCGATCACGTCCACGGAAACGATCTCGTCTTCCGTGTACTGGAGAATGCCCTTCAGGGGGCCTTCCGCGGCGGCCTTCACGGCGGCGTTGATCTCTTCCGCCGTCACGTCCTTCGACAGCTCGGCGGTCAGGTCCACCACGGAACCGTCGATCACGGGAACGCGCAGGGCCATACCGTCCAGCAGGCCCTTCAGGGCGGGGAGTACTTCACCGACCGCACTGGCGGCGCCGGTGCTGGTGGGGATGATGCTCTGGGCGGCGGCGCGGGCGCGGCGCAGGTCGGCGTGGGGCTGATCCTGGGCGGGCTGGTCATTGGTGTAGGCGTGGCAGGTCGTCATGAGACCGCGCTTGATGCCGAAGGACTCGTGGAGCACCTTCGCCAGGGGGGCCAGGCAGTTGGTGGTGCAGCTCGCGTTGGAGACGATCTTGTCAGTCGCCTTCAGGGTGTCGTCGTTCACGCCCATCACGATAACCGCATCGATGGCATCTTTCGGGGGCACGCTCAGCAGCACCTTCTTGGCGCCCGCCTGCAGGTGCATCTCGCACTGGGCCTTCGCGCGGAAGATACCGGTGGATTCAAGCACGATGTCAACGCCCATCTCGCCCCAGGGAATTTCCGCGGGGTTCTTGATGGCCGTAATCTTGATTTCCTTGCCATTGACGACGATCGCATCACCCTTGGCTTCGACGGTGCCCTTGAAGTTACCGTGCACGCTGTCGTACTTCAGCAGGTGGGCCAGGGTCTTGGCGTTGGTCAGGTCGTTGATGCCCGCCACTTCAAAGCCGGGCGTTTCCAGCAACAGCTTGAATACGTTGCGGCCGATGCGGCCGAAGCCGTTGATACCAATCTTTGTAGCCATGAGTACATTCCTTTCGCTCGTTTTAATGCAGGATCAGCAGGCATCGCTCTGATGCCGCGACGCGGTTCCCCGGCGGTCCGCTGCTGTGTCAGAACTTCTGGGTGGAGAGAAAAAGAGGCGGCGCGTGGGGCGCGAGGCGGTACTTGGGGAGGCTCCCCGAAGCAGGGCCGAAAGGGGGGATTTTCCAGCCGGTGGTGTTGATTGCAACCCCGTCCTCGCTCGCAGGGCACTTCTTTTCTCATCCAAATTGAGAGAAGTATGGCACATCCCCGAAATGCAAGTCAATTAGTTCTCGGGCGCGGGCTGGGGCGCGTGGGCCGGCCCCGGGATGCTCTCGGAAAAGATGTTGATGTGCCGCCATCGCTCGCTCCGGAAACGCCACCACATGAAGCAGCTCAGCACAAAAATATACACCGCCGCCCCCACCCAGGCCCCGAGCGCGCCGCCGTTGTAGCGGAAGGCCAGCACCGTCGCACAGGGGATAAACACCACATAGGCGCT
This window encodes:
- the gap gene encoding type I glyceraldehyde-3-phosphate dehydrogenase, whose product is MATKIGINGFGRIGRNVFKLLLETPGFEVAGINDLTNAKTLAHLLKYDSVHGNFKGTVEAKGDAIVVNGKEIKITAIKNPAEIPWGEMGVDIVLESTGIFRAKAQCEMHLQAGAKKVLLSVPPKDAIDAVIVMGVNDDTLKATDKIVSNASCTTNCLAPLAKVLHESFGIKRGLMTTCHAYTNDQPAQDQPHADLRRARAAAQSIIPTSTGAASAVGEVLPALKGLLDGMALRVPVIDGSVVDLTAELSKDVTAEEINAAVKAAAEGPLKGILQYTEDEIVSVDVIGNPHSSVFDAQCTSVIAGNLVKVISWYDNEMGYSNRCIDLFKKMAG